In the Calditrichota bacterium genome, one interval contains:
- a CDS encoding GNAT family N-acetyltransferase, translating into MLIRKYNENDKLELIRIFKRNTPKFFDIKETDDFIEYLDLDGENYFVIEIENKIVGGIGVQIENQHKIGRITWIFFHPDYSGKGLGKFSVEHCLGLFSKNPNIKKVIVTTSQLAYKFFEKFNFIHTNTEKNYWGKGLHLYTMELNPIPKK; encoded by the coding sequence ATGCTGATAAGAAAATATAATGAGAACGACAAACTTGAATTAATTAGAATATTTAAACGCAATACTCCAAAATTTTTTGATATTAAAGAGACCGACGATTTTATTGAATATTTAGATCTTGATGGAGAGAACTATTTTGTTATCGAAATTGAAAATAAAATTGTTGGAGGAATCGGTGTTCAAATAGAAAACCAACACAAAATTGGACGAATTACTTGGATATTTTTTCACCCGGATTATTCCGGTAAAGGATTAGGAAAGTTTTCTGTTGAACATTGTTTAGGTCTTTTTAGCAAGAATCCAAATATAAAAAAAGTAATTGTTACAACCTCACAGTTAGCATATAAATTTTTTGAGAAATTTAATTTTATCCATACCAACACAGAAAAAAATTATTGGGGAAAGGGACTCCATCTTTATACGATGGAGTTAAACCCGATCCCAAAAAAGTAA
- a CDS encoding sigma-70 family RNA polymerase sigma factor: MTDSTPQNVTIMLNHLSDGQNDVVDQLLPIVYEDLQKIAHNQLRRERSNHTINTQALVHEAYLKLVDQRNTDWKNRAHFFAICAQAMRRILINYAKSRLTEKRGAGEAVATFNEEAFVRETKAEELIILDEALTRLAKMNERQSKVVELRFFAGLTQEEIAEVLGVSKPTVRLDWRFARAWLSRELEKNS, encoded by the coding sequence ATGACTGACTCAACACCTCAAAATGTAACAATAATGCTCAATCATCTTAGCGATGGGCAAAACGATGTAGTAGACCAACTGTTACCAATCGTTTATGAAGACTTGCAGAAAATTGCGCATAACCAACTCCGTCGCGAACGCTCCAACCACACAATAAATACACAGGCCCTTGTTCATGAGGCTTATCTAAAACTTGTAGATCAGCGAAATACAGATTGGAAAAACCGGGCACATTTTTTTGCGATTTGCGCCCAGGCAATGCGCAGGATTTTAATCAATTATGCAAAAAGCCGCTTAACAGAAAAAAGAGGTGCAGGTGAAGCAGTTGCCACTTTTAACGAAGAAGCATTTGTCCGTGAAACTAAAGCGGAAGAATTGATAATTCTGGATGAGGCATTAACACGACTTGCAAAAATGAATGAACGACAAAGCAAAGTTGTGGAATTGCGATTCTTTGCCGGCTTAACGCAGGAGGAAATTGCGGAAGTGTTGGGGGTTTCAAAACCAACTGTTCGCCTGGATTGGCGTTTTGCACGTGCCTGGCTTAGCCGTGAACTGGAAAAAAATTCTTGA
- a CDS encoding endonuclease domain-containing protein translates to MNSNSQKELAKSLARKLRKNSTNAEKIFWEAVRDRRFCGKKFYRQKVIFFNHYGTQRFFIADFYCHELKVVIELDGGVHKQQKEYDEIRSEIINSKGIKVIRFNNEEIEENINLVLINLKKTIQI, encoded by the coding sequence ATTAATTCAAACAGCCAAAAAGAATTGGCAAAATCATTAGCACGCAAGTTAAGGAAGAATAGCACAAACGCAGAAAAAATATTCTGGGAAGCAGTCAGGGACAGACGGTTTTGCGGTAAAAAGTTTTATAGACAAAAGGTTATCTTTTTTAACCATTATGGAACACAGCGGTTTTTTATTGCCGATTTTTATTGTCACGAATTAAAAGTGGTGATTGAACTTGATGGCGGAGTTCACAAGCAGCAAAAGGAATATGATGAAATCCGTAGCGAAATTATTAATTCTAAAGGCATTAAAGTGATTCGTTTTAATAATGAAGAAATTGAAGAAAATATAAATCTTGTTCTTATTAATCTAAAAAAGACAATTCAAATATAA
- a CDS encoding serine/threonine protein kinase, with product MNTKRWTQIQTLFEQVLEKDPATRQQFLKEKCAGDSALYAEITSLLAADENVHDLLNGLAIDTLQIEDEVSLAGKNVGNYLIVKRIATGGMGAVYLAQRSDGHFDRSVALKVIKKGMDSEQILKRFNRERQILAKLQHPNIARLFDAGITDDGRPYFTMEYIDGLPIDQYCDQNKVTIKQRLTLFKTVCETVSYAHRNLIVHRDLKPGNIFVTNDGKVKLLDFGIADILDKTDELHGPITKVGQHVFTPEYAAPEQFKGAQASVSTDIYQLGVVLFELLSGRRPYKFENSSLSEVEKELQKKEPQKLSALTKNNFSETALKRSTTISDLKKTLGGELATICLKALRKESERRYLSVESFQDDIKRFLSKKPILARKSSWLYKTQKFVQRNKIAVISSFFIVIAFFSLIWFYTNELKQERDKAQSEEIKAAQVSSFLIDIFQVADPAVSKGETITAREILGQGRQNIESRLEQQPLLQAKMLNVLGDVYGRLALFDTATVLLEKSLSLRRANLDSMNSDLVESMTSLAIVYLETDDYERAGDLLDEAMLILQKTNLIAEKAEVLNLKGRFHNFQREFKEAEPLFREALKLDIEFFGEEHETVASGYSDLSLNMKRLGKYEESEELLLKAIAIKTKLFGAGSIELSTEYFNLGKLSHLRDDFERADSSFQKALEIDRRLLGDQHSDLAKVLTSYSFLKKDMRQLDQAQKLIDESYQINLSLFGEEHHSVASNLDFKARLLRYAKDYDQSLKLHKKALQLKKVVWGESHPSVANTINNIGRVYNAMGDFKSAEIYYRNSMEMIYVTQGKDDPEAATTLHNLALAVYDQKEYLRAEKLLIESLAAQSRLHHKNHRRVLGEMENLALVYIDLQKYKKAEEQYREVLKRREEELEAKHRYIGRAKSNLGNALMLQQRYEEAEKLLLSAFVILKEASGEEDSYTKTCSKRLSKLYSLKAKL from the coding sequence ATGAATACAAAACGCTGGACACAAATACAAACCCTCTTTGAACAAGTTCTTGAAAAAGACCCGGCTACCCGTCAGCAATTTTTAAAGGAGAAATGTGCCGGTGATTCCGCACTTTATGCAGAAATAACTTCTTTGTTGGCCGCTGATGAAAATGTACACGATCTTTTAAACGGTTTGGCTATTGATACTTTGCAAATCGAAGATGAAGTGTCTTTGGCAGGTAAAAATGTTGGCAACTATCTGATCGTTAAAAGAATTGCAACCGGGGGAATGGGAGCGGTTTATCTTGCTCAGAGAAGCGATGGTCACTTTGATCGTTCCGTAGCTTTGAAAGTAATAAAAAAAGGAATGGACTCAGAGCAAATTCTAAAACGTTTTAACCGCGAACGCCAAATTCTTGCCAAATTACAACATCCAAATATCGCGCGATTATTTGATGCAGGTATTACCGATGATGGGCGGCCCTATTTTACAATGGAATACATTGATGGTTTACCAATCGATCAATATTGTGACCAAAACAAAGTTACGATTAAGCAACGCTTAACTCTTTTTAAAACCGTTTGTGAAACGGTTAGCTATGCACACCGCAACTTAATAGTACACCGCGATTTAAAACCAGGCAATATTTTTGTTACAAATGATGGAAAAGTAAAACTTCTTGATTTTGGTATCGCTGATATATTGGATAAAACCGATGAACTGCATGGCCCGATTACTAAAGTTGGCCAACATGTTTTTACTCCGGAATATGCAGCGCCCGAACAGTTTAAAGGCGCACAGGCTTCGGTATCTACGGATATCTATCAGCTTGGTGTTGTTTTGTTCGAACTGCTTAGTGGGAGAAGGCCGTACAAGTTTGAGAATTCGTCTCTCTCTGAGGTAGAGAAAGAATTACAAAAAAAAGAACCACAAAAATTATCTGCATTAACAAAAAACAACTTTTCGGAAACCGCCCTTAAAAGAAGCACCACTATTTCAGATCTTAAAAAAACCTTAGGAGGTGAACTGGCGACAATTTGCCTTAAAGCACTTCGTAAGGAAAGTGAACGCCGTTATCTTTCTGTTGAATCTTTCCAGGATGACATAAAACGCTTTTTATCTAAAAAACCAATTTTAGCACGTAAATCATCATGGCTTTATAAAACTCAAAAGTTTGTCCAGCGAAATAAAATTGCAGTGATCAGTTCTTTCTTTATTGTAATAGCATTTTTTTCACTGATCTGGTTTTATACAAACGAGCTTAAACAGGAACGCGATAAAGCACAATCAGAAGAAATAAAAGCTGCACAAGTATCATCGTTTTTGATAGATATTTTCCAGGTGGCCGATCCGGCTGTATCTAAAGGTGAAACTATAACCGCCAGGGAAATTTTAGGACAGGGGCGCCAGAATATCGAATCGCGCTTGGAGCAACAACCTTTACTGCAAGCAAAAATGCTAAATGTTCTGGGTGATGTTTACGGCAGATTAGCTTTGTTTGATACTGCAACTGTTTTGCTTGAAAAATCACTTTCTCTCAGACGGGCCAATCTTGATAGTATGAACAGTGATCTGGTAGAATCGATGACCAGCCTGGCAATTGTTTACCTGGAAACGGATGATTATGAGCGGGCAGGAGATTTGCTTGACGAAGCCATGCTCATTTTACAAAAAACAAATCTGATAGCCGAAAAGGCTGAAGTACTAAACCTGAAAGGACGATTTCATAATTTTCAACGGGAGTTTAAAGAGGCCGAGCCTTTGTTTCGCGAAGCTTTGAAACTGGATATTGAATTTTTTGGCGAAGAGCATGAAACTGTGGCATCCGGTTATAGCGATTTGTCGCTTAATATGAAACGGCTGGGTAAATATGAAGAATCGGAAGAGTTGCTGTTAAAAGCCATTGCCATAAAAACAAAACTATTTGGTGCAGGCAGCATCGAGTTAAGTACAGAATATTTTAATTTGGGTAAACTGTCCCATTTAAGGGATGATTTTGAACGGGCGGACAGTTCATTCCAAAAAGCATTAGAGATAGATCGCCGATTATTGGGTGATCAGCATAGCGACCTTGCCAAAGTATTAACTTCATATTCCTTTTTAAAAAAAGATATGCGGCAGCTGGATCAGGCTCAAAAGCTAATCGACGAATCGTATCAAATAAACCTGTCATTATTTGGTGAAGAACATCATTCTGTGGCCAGTAATCTGGATTTTAAAGCGCGGTTACTACGCTATGCCAAAGATTATGATCAATCTTTAAAGCTGCACAAAAAAGCTTTGCAATTAAAAAAGGTGGTCTGGGGAGAAAGCCATCCTAGCGTTGCCAATACAATTAATAATATCGGGCGTGTATATAACGCGATGGGTGACTTCAAATCTGCAGAAATATATTACCGAAACTCAATGGAGATGATTTATGTAACCCAGGGCAAAGATGATCCGGAAGCAGCGACAACTTTGCATAACCTGGCCTTGGCCGTTTACGACCAAAAGGAGTATCTGCGTGCAGAAAAATTATTGATTGAATCATTGGCCGCTCAATCACGATTGCATCATAAAAATCATCGCCGCGTTTTAGGGGAAATGGAAAACCTGGCTTTGGTATATATCGATCTTCAAAAATATAAAAAAGCAGAAGAGCAATACAGGGAAGTGTTAAAACGCCGGGAAGAGGAATTGGAAGCGAAACATCGATATATCGGTCGCGCAAAAAGCAATCTGGGCAATGCCTTAATGTTACAACAAAGGTATGAAGAAGCTGAAAAACTGTTACTATCGGCATTTGTGATTTTAAAAGAGGCATCGGGCGAGGAAGACAGCTATACAAAAACCTGTTCTAAGCGTTTATCAAAATTATATTCTTTGAAAGCAAAGCTTTAA
- a CDS encoding AAA family ATPase, whose protein sequence is MDQSQALAILKSGRNAFLTGSAGTGKTFVLNDYIRYLKERKVPVAVTASTGIAATHMNGMTIHAWSGIGVKNSLSSSDLLNMQSKKYLQKNLKEAQVLIIDEISMLHKNQLNMVDEVLRFFRESDNAFGGVQVILSGDFFQLPPIGNHGESNKEKFAFMSQSWLNAKLAVCYLTEQYRQSDQQLNTILNEIRSGQISPHSIRELQSSKETKLEAQNQPTKMYTHNIDVDKINKEHLLELPEEMHLFKAVTKGNKKLIESLKKSVLADENLQLKKFAKIMFVKNNYDKGFVNGTLGQIIDFSDDNFPIVKTYEEKNILVEPEEWSMENDIGKNLASFSQLPIRLAWAITIHKSQGMTLDAAEIDLSKTFEEGQGYVALSRLKSLQGLQLKGFNSKALQVASLAAKADKRFQELSTEVEHSLPDEKTQENQALDFIKKCGGITDPDEIERFSKRAKEKKMPKKSTYLFSKEYIEKGLSLEEISKERGLTNGTISGHIVKIKEIYPETDISRFRPDEKIMEMVISARDKLEARKNPKDITSRGQLSSKAFFDAMNGEVSYNDIKLAMAFL, encoded by the coding sequence ATGGATCAAAGCCAGGCCTTAGCCATTTTAAAAAGCGGTAGAAATGCCTTCCTTACCGGATCTGCCGGTACAGGTAAAACCTTTGTTTTAAATGATTATATCCGCTATTTAAAAGAGCGCAAAGTACCGGTGGCCGTTACTGCTTCTACCGGAATTGCCGCAACCCATATGAATGGAATGACCATTCACGCCTGGTCTGGAATTGGTGTTAAGAATTCCCTTTCCAGCAGTGATTTACTAAATATGCAAAGCAAAAAATACCTGCAAAAAAACCTGAAGGAAGCCCAGGTATTAATCATTGATGAAATATCGATGCTTCATAAAAACCAGCTTAACATGGTGGATGAAGTTTTACGATTCTTCCGGGAAAGTGACAATGCTTTTGGAGGTGTACAAGTTATACTTTCCGGTGATTTTTTTCAGTTGCCGCCAATTGGAAACCACGGCGAAAGCAATAAAGAGAAATTTGCATTTATGTCGCAATCCTGGCTGAATGCCAAACTTGCCGTTTGCTATCTCACGGAACAATACCGGCAAAGCGACCAACAATTAAATACTATTTTGAATGAGATCAGATCCGGACAAATCTCTCCCCATTCTATCCGAGAATTACAATCCTCCAAAGAAACAAAGCTTGAAGCACAAAACCAGCCTACAAAAATGTATACGCATAACATCGATGTAGATAAAATCAATAAAGAGCATTTACTTGAACTTCCTGAAGAAATGCATTTGTTTAAAGCAGTTACAAAAGGAAATAAAAAGCTGATCGAATCTCTGAAAAAATCTGTTTTGGCAGATGAAAACCTACAACTGAAAAAGTTTGCCAAGATAATGTTTGTAAAAAATAATTATGATAAAGGCTTTGTTAACGGGACTTTGGGACAAATAATTGATTTTTCGGATGATAACTTCCCAATCGTAAAAACCTATGAAGAGAAAAATATTTTGGTGGAACCGGAAGAATGGTCAATGGAAAATGATATAGGCAAAAATTTGGCATCTTTTTCTCAGCTCCCGATACGCCTTGCCTGGGCGATTACCATTCATAAAAGCCAGGGAATGACCCTTGATGCTGCAGAAATTGATCTATCAAAAACCTTTGAAGAAGGCCAAGGATATGTGGCCTTATCGCGTTTAAAAAGCTTGCAGGGATTACAGCTAAAAGGGTTCAATTCTAAGGCCTTGCAAGTTGCAAGTCTGGCTGCGAAAGCAGATAAAAGATTTCAGGAATTATCCACAGAAGTTGAGCACAGTTTACCAGATGAAAAAACACAGGAAAACCAGGCTTTAGATTTTATAAAGAAATGTGGCGGCATAACCGATCCTGACGAGATTGAGCGGTTTAGTAAAAGAGCCAAAGAGAAAAAAATGCCTAAGAAATCCACCTATCTTTTCAGCAAAGAGTATATAGAAAAAGGTTTATCTCTGGAAGAAATTTCCAAAGAACGAGGTTTGACAAACGGGACAATAAGTGGCCATATTGTAAAAATAAAAGAAATATATCCTGAGACAGACATTTCCAGGTTTAGGCCGGATGAGAAAATTATGGAAATGGTGATATCAGCGCGGGATAAATTAGAGGCGCGGAAAAACCCGAAAGATATAACCAGCAGAGGTCAGTTGTCTTCCAAAGCATTTTTTGACGCCATGAACGGAGAAGTGAGTTATAATGACATCAAGTTGGCCATGGCTTTTTTATAA
- the mgtE gene encoding magnesium transporter codes for MAELQVDSILPDIEDLIDAGQSGALLNIMMDMHPSDIEGVLNRLKKDRRKFLFELLPAELASEVLSELDAPVAEDVLEEADDERISSIIHEMDSDDAADIVAELPEDVQERVLNTLEDEVSDDVKELLVFDEDTAGGIMALEVLSMPDSSSVNETIEKIREVSEDVDHLYNIWVVDKINNFLGSVSLKDLVLAGARTKLFTIMDTEIKTIHVSMDQEEVANFFKKYDLISAPVVDDAGKLVGRITIDDIVDVLEEEGSEDMARISGAPDEEIQEDSAFIISRARIPWLLVAFVGELIAAFILQQFNLEPSQQLIIAAFIPIVMAMGGASGQQASVTVVRGLAMGDIELHDTGSRLFKEFRVSLLNSTFFSILLFLIVYWWSGMIFAIILAGSMFIVINNATVLGALVPLFFKRINIDPALAAAPLVSTSNDIIGILIYLSITTYVLSVGL; via the coding sequence ATGGCTGAACTCCAGGTAGACAGCATTTTACCAGACATTGAAGATTTGATCGATGCAGGGCAAAGCGGCGCGCTCCTGAATATTATGATGGATATGCACCCATCTGATATTGAAGGTGTGCTTAACCGACTAAAAAAGGATCGGCGTAAATTCCTTTTTGAACTGCTTCCGGCCGAACTTGCTTCCGAAGTATTATCTGAACTGGACGCCCCTGTTGCAGAAGATGTTTTGGAAGAAGCTGATGATGAACGTATCTCTTCCATTATCCATGAAATGGATTCCGATGATGCTGCAGATATTGTTGCCGAACTGCCGGAAGATGTGCAAGAGCGTGTTCTTAATACATTGGAAGACGAGGTTTCTGATGATGTAAAAGAGCTCCTTGTATTTGACGAAGACACGGCCGGTGGAATTATGGCACTCGAGGTTTTGTCAATGCCGGACAGCTCCAGTGTCAATGAAACCATCGAAAAAATCCGTGAAGTAAGTGAAGATGTTGATCACCTTTATAATATTTGGGTTGTCGATAAAATCAATAATTTCTTAGGCAGTGTTTCCCTAAAAGACCTTGTTCTTGCCGGCGCCAGAACCAAACTGTTCACCATCATGGATACGGAGATTAAGACCATTCATGTAAGCATGGACCAGGAAGAAGTTGCAAATTTCTTTAAGAAATATGATTTGATCAGTGCTCCTGTTGTTGACGATGCCGGTAAACTTGTTGGACGGATCACTATCGATGATATTGTTGATGTTCTCGAAGAAGAAGGTTCGGAAGATATGGCGCGTATCTCCGGTGCTCCTGATGAAGAAATTCAGGAAGATTCGGCATTTATTATTTCACGGGCGCGTATTCCATGGCTTCTGGTCGCTTTTGTGGGCGAACTAATTGCAGCATTTATCCTTCAACAGTTTAATCTTGAACCGAGTCAACAACTGATCATTGCGGCATTTATTCCTATTGTAATGGCAATGGGCGGTGCCAGCGGCCAACAGGCCAGCGTAACTGTTGTTCGTGGTTTGGCCATGGGCGATATAGAATTACACGATACGGGGAGCAGGCTTTTTAAAGAATTTCGTGTATCCCTGTTAAACAGTACTTTCTTTTCTATTCTGCTTTTTTTGATTGTTTATTGGTGGTCCGGAATGATTTTCGCTATTATTTTAGCGGGTTCCATGTTTATTGTGATTAATAACGCCACCGTGCTTGGTGCTTTGGTTCCCTTGTTTTTCAAGCGCATCAATATTGATCCTGCCCTTGCTGCCGCTCCGCTTGTCTCAACCTCCAATGATATTATTGGGATATTGATTTATCTTTCAATAACTACCTATGTTTTAAGTGTTGGCCTTTAA
- the rsmA gene encoding ribosomal RNA small subunit methyltransferase A, protein MHKPLKKFGQNFLTQPAIARNIVKALQINNQDTIIEIGPGPGVLSEIIISQKPKNYFAIEIDKRWAHDLSTRFGNEIVILNVDFLEWDFTSIIEEKKNIKIIGNIPYNITSPILFKLLDHFSKLDCAVVMMQKEVAKRIVSEPGIKDFGILSILTQTFAQVEWLFEVGRKNFKPEPKVDSAVVKFNFFDRTDGIDNLKLFKQTVRGTFNYRRKMLRNSLGRIFDQTIVSSLDNYDLTRRPEQLTIAEFKELSNTINRMKKNME, encoded by the coding sequence ATGCATAAGCCCCTGAAAAAATTCGGACAAAATTTTTTAACCCAGCCAGCAATTGCCCGCAATATTGTAAAAGCCCTGCAAATAAATAATCAAGATACAATTATTGAAATTGGTCCCGGTCCGGGAGTACTGAGTGAAATTATAATTTCACAAAAACCTAAGAATTATTTTGCGATCGAAATTGATAAACGGTGGGCACATGATTTATCAACCAGGTTTGGAAATGAAATTGTAATTCTAAATGTCGATTTTTTGGAATGGGATTTTACTTCAATTATAGAAGAAAAGAAAAATATTAAAATAATCGGCAATATACCTTACAACATCACCAGCCCGATTTTATTCAAATTGCTTGATCATTTTTCCAAGCTGGATTGTGCGGTAGTGATGATGCAAAAAGAAGTGGCTAAACGAATTGTTTCTGAACCCGGGATAAAAGACTTTGGCATACTTTCCATACTCACACAAACATTTGCACAGGTGGAATGGCTGTTTGAAGTCGGTCGGAAAAACTTTAAACCAGAACCAAAAGTCGATTCAGCCGTTGTTAAATTTAATTTTTTTGACAGAACCGATGGGATTGATAACCTGAAACTATTTAAACAAACCGTTCGTGGTACTTTTAACTATCGCCGCAAAATGCTACGTAACAGTTTGGGTAGAATTTTTGATCAAACAATTGTATCTTCTTTAGATAATTATGACCTGACCCGGCGACCTGAGCAATTGACCATCGCCGAGTTTAAAGAACTTTCCAATACAATTAACCGGATGAAGAAAAATATGGAATAA
- a CDS encoding TatD family hydrolase → MFIDTHAHLDFASFDDDRDAVIQRAIENKLSAIITIGTSLDTSKQAIRFAENYASIYAAVGIHPSDCAEAEDKDYSEIEKLAKNEKVIAIGEVGLDYYRMYTDKDTQKAAFKRQIKIARNVNLPLIVHTRESQEDCIKILVAEKAGDVSGVLHSFSGSQEILEKALDTNFYISYTGGVTFKNSTTDELVANTPVERMLLETDSPFITPVPFRGKRNEPSYVIHTAKKIAEIKGLSVEELAKITTENARHLFGLTV, encoded by the coding sequence ATGTTTATTGATACACACGCCCACCTTGACTTTGCTTCTTTTGATGATGACAGGGATGCTGTCATTCAACGGGCCATAGAAAATAAATTATCAGCCATAATAACCATTGGCACCAGTCTTGATACTTCGAAACAAGCTATCCGTTTTGCTGAAAACTATGCTTCAATCTATGCGGCGGTCGGTATTCATCCATCGGATTGCGCAGAGGCTGAAGATAAAGATTATTCTGAAATCGAAAAACTTGCAAAGAATGAAAAGGTGATTGCAATCGGCGAAGTAGGCCTGGACTATTACCGCATGTACACAGATAAAGACACACAAAAAGCAGCTTTTAAAAGACAAATAAAAATAGCAAGAAATGTAAATCTGCCACTTATAGTTCACACTCGGGAATCACAGGAAGACTGTATAAAAATTCTTGTTGCAGAAAAAGCAGGCGATGTATCGGGTGTTCTTCATTCTTTTAGCGGATCTCAAGAAATTTTAGAAAAAGCTTTGGATACGAATTTTTATATTTCATACACTGGTGGAGTAACATTTAAAAACTCCACAACGGATGAGCTCGTCGCCAATACTCCTGTTGAAAGAATGCTTCTGGAAACTGACAGCCCGTTTATTACACCGGTACCTTTTCGCGGAAAACGAAATGAACCATCTTATGTGATCCACACAGCAAAAAAAATTGCAGAAATAAAAGGACTATCAGTAGAAGAACTTGCAAAGATTACAACCGAAAATGCACGGCATCTATTTGGATTGACTGTTTAA